In Enterocloster clostridioformis, one genomic interval encodes:
- the grdF gene encoding sarcosine reductase complex component B subunit beta yields MAKYKIVHYINQFFAGIGGEEKADYTPELREGVVGPGKGLKAALGEDYEIVSTVICGDNYFGENLDAATDTIIEMVKKCEPDVFVAGPAFNAGRYGVACGTICKAVEERLGIPVITGMYIENPGVDMFRKDLIIVETPNSAAGMPKVLPVMSALIKKMAAGAKILGPKEEGYIERGIRVNYFAEKRGSERALEMLVKKLKGEEYGTDLPMPKFDRVAPAEPVKDIKHAKIAVVTSGGIVPTGNPDHIESSNATKWGKYDITGMDRLSPDEFTTIHGGYDRQFAMANPNVVVPLDALRELEKAGEFGELVNYFCTTTGTGTATASAAKFGSEIGQMFIDEHVDAVILVSTUGTCTRCGATMVKGIEKYGIPVVHMATVVPISLTIGANRIIPGIGIPYPLGDPPQGEKDSYKLRLSMVRRALKALQTPVDGQTVFEK; encoded by the coding sequence ATGGCTAAATATAAAATAGTACATTATATTAACCAGTTCTTTGCCGGAATCGGCGGTGAAGAAAAAGCCGATTATACCCCTGAGCTTCGGGAAGGGGTCGTAGGACCAGGTAAGGGACTTAAGGCTGCACTGGGAGAGGATTATGAAATCGTATCAACCGTTATCTGCGGTGACAACTATTTCGGAGAGAATCTGGACGCTGCAACCGATACCATCATTGAGATGGTAAAGAAATGTGAGCCTGATGTATTCGTGGCAGGCCCCGCATTCAATGCTGGACGTTACGGCGTTGCCTGCGGTACCATCTGTAAGGCAGTGGAAGAGCGTCTGGGCATCCCGGTTATCACCGGTATGTATATCGAGAATCCAGGCGTGGATATGTTCCGCAAGGACCTTATCATTGTGGAAACACCTAACTCCGCAGCAGGTATGCCAAAGGTACTTCCTGTTATGTCAGCCCTCATTAAGAAGATGGCGGCAGGCGCTAAAATCCTTGGACCGAAGGAAGAAGGATACATCGAGAGAGGAATCCGCGTGAACTACTTCGCTGAGAAGAGAGGTTCTGAGCGTGCCCTTGAGATGCTGGTTAAGAAGTTAAAGGGCGAGGAATACGGCACAGACCTTCCTATGCCTAAGTTTGACAGAGTTGCGCCCGCTGAGCCTGTTAAGGATATTAAGCACGCAAAAATTGCAGTGGTTACCTCCGGCGGTATCGTGCCAACCGGCAACCCTGACCATATCGAGTCCTCCAACGCCACCAAGTGGGGCAAATACGACATCACCGGCATGGACCGTCTGTCGCCGGATGAGTTTACCACCATCCACGGCGGATATGACCGTCAGTTTGCCATGGCCAACCCCAACGTGGTAGTTCCGTTGGACGCATTAAGAGAACTGGAAAAAGCAGGCGAGTTCGGCGAGCTTGTGAACTACTTCTGCACTACTACCGGTACCGGAACAGCGACTGCTTCTGCAGCCAAGTTCGGCAGCGAGATTGGACAGATGTTTATTGATGAGCATGTGGATGCTGTTATCCTCGTCTCTACATGAGGTACCTGTACTCGTTGCGGTGCAACGATGGTTAAGGGTATCGAGAAGTACGGCATTCCGGTAGTTCACATGGCTACTGTAGTTCCGATTTCACTGACAATAGGCGCTAACCGTATTATTCCCGGTATAGGCATTCCTTATCCTCTGGGCGATCCGCCACAGGGCGAGAAGGACAGCTATAAGCTACGCTTATCCATGGTCAGAAGAGCTCTCAAAGCACTTCAGACACCAGTTGATGGCCAGACTGTGTTTGAGAAATAA